In a single window of the Blastopirellula retiformator genome:
- a CDS encoding DUF1559 domain-containing protein translates to MSIAQGMRRRGFTLVELLVVIAIIGVLIALLLPAVQQAREAARRMTCTNNLKQLGLACHNYADTFKTFPSGGVDPVALATATGTNGAWSWSALILPQIEQNNLYDAMGVTTNSVLTVASNATSGTTLEGQIQSEIGAFRCPSDTAGELPTCRTVRVNGTTGTCPTAGTNLRGIAGVQASTSNYIAVAGLFSPQMRKNNGVMYPNSKTGFQSMTDGSSNTFLVGERAEYQAAGTWMATGYIRGTSNTASYVADTSDAANSMGMVSVVPNYKVQTATSSIWAGFSSTHPGGTQFVLGDGAVKFISETIAFNNGGATPIDGSGGFNDSVANGTPADYGVYQRLGIRNDGQVVGEY, encoded by the coding sequence ATGTCTATCGCTCAAGGTATGCGCCGTCGGGGTTTCACCCTCGTCGAACTTCTCGTCGTGATTGCCATCATCGGCGTATTGATTGCTCTTTTGTTGCCGGCCGTGCAGCAAGCTCGTGAAGCTGCTCGTCGTATGACCTGCACCAACAACCTGAAACAGCTCGGTCTGGCCTGCCACAACTACGCCGACACCTTCAAGACCTTCCCCAGCGGCGGCGTTGATCCTGTCGCTTTGGCAACTGCGACCGGCACCAACGGCGCTTGGAGCTGGAGTGCTCTGATTCTGCCGCAGATCGAACAAAACAACCTGTACGATGCGATGGGCGTTACCACGAACTCGGTCCTCACCGTGGCCTCCAACGCCACCTCAGGGACGACTTTGGAAGGTCAGATTCAATCGGAAATCGGCGCCTTTCGTTGCCCCAGCGACACCGCTGGCGAATTGCCGACCTGCCGCACGGTCCGCGTCAACGGAACGACCGGCACCTGCCCGACTGCCGGCACCAATCTCCGGGGCATCGCTGGCGTTCAAGCGAGCACCTCGAACTACATCGCCGTCGCTGGTCTTTTCAGCCCGCAGATGCGTAAAAACAATGGCGTGATGTACCCGAACAGCAAGACTGGCTTCCAGTCGATGACTGACGGTTCCAGCAACACCTTCCTGGTTGGCGAACGGGCTGAATACCAGGCCGCCGGCACCTGGATGGCCACCGGTTACATCCGTGGAACGAGCAACACCGCTTCCTATGTTGCCGACACCTCGGACGCGGCCAACTCGATGGGTATGGTCAGCGTGGTCCCGAACTACAAAGTTCAGACCGCGACTTCCAGCATCTGGGCTGGTTTCAGCAGCACGCACCCGGGCGGCACGCAGTTTGTGCTGGGCGACGGCGCCGTGAAGTTCATCTCGGAAACGATCGCCTTCAACAACGGCGGCGCTACGCCGATCGACGGCAGCGGTGGTTTCAATGACTCGGTTGCCAATGGCACCCCCGCCGACTACGGCGTCTATCAGCGTCTCGGTATCCGCAACGACGGTCAGGTCGTCGGCGAATATTAA
- the hisF gene encoding imidazole glycerol phosphate synthase subunit HisF gives MLAHRVIPCLDVDRGRVVKGTNFVNLRDAGDPVQVASRYEQEGADELVFLDICASHEERAIMLDVVQRTAEQVFMPLTVGGGIRTIEDIRALLNAGSDKVSINSAACKNPEFVREASRRFGSQCIVVNIDPKRVKKENGDEVWEVHINGGRTPTGLEAVSWAKTVEELGAGEIVLTSMDCDGSKDGYDIDVTRAVSQAVAIPVVASGGAGKPEHLADAIQLGKAAAALAASIFHFGEYSISETKRIMAERGVAVRI, from the coding sequence ATGCTGGCTCATCGTGTGATTCCTTGTCTCGACGTCGATCGCGGTCGCGTCGTGAAAGGAACCAATTTCGTCAACCTGCGCGATGCCGGCGACCCGGTGCAAGTCGCCTCGCGCTACGAGCAGGAAGGCGCCGACGAATTGGTCTTTCTCGACATCTGCGCCAGCCACGAAGAGCGGGCGATCATGTTGGATGTCGTCCAGCGCACCGCCGAGCAAGTCTTCATGCCGCTGACCGTGGGCGGCGGGATTCGCACGATCGAGGACATTCGCGCCTTGCTTAACGCCGGCAGCGACAAGGTCTCGATCAACTCGGCTGCCTGTAAGAATCCCGAATTCGTTCGCGAAGCGTCGCGACGGTTTGGCAGCCAATGCATCGTGGTCAACATCGACCCCAAACGCGTGAAGAAAGAGAACGGGGACGAGGTCTGGGAAGTGCACATCAACGGCGGCCGCACGCCGACCGGTTTGGAAGCGGTCTCGTGGGCCAAAACGGTCGAGGAGCTGGGCGCCGGCGAGATCGTGCTGACCAGCATGGACTGCGACGGCTCGAAGGATGGTTACGACATCGACGTAACGCGAGCCGTTAGCCAAGCGGTGGCGATTCCGGTAGTCGCCAGCGGCGGCGCTGGGAAGCCGGAGCACTTGGCCGATGCGATTCAACTGGGGAAAGCGGCCGCCGCCTTGGCGGCCAGCATTTTTCATTTCGGCGAGTACTCGATTTCAGAAACAAAGCGAATCATGGCCGAGCGCGGAGTCGCCGTGCGGATCTAG
- the infC gene encoding translation initiation factor IF-3 — translation MDRNSRDRDRDRDQTRINERIRKTPVRVIDEEGEQLGIIPTEDALSRARTAGLDLVEVAPMATPPVCRIMDYGKYKYQQNKKQHKSHSHHAKTKEIRLRPKTGNHDIEFKVKQAITFLKHKDKVQVSIQFRGREMAHVDEGQRVMNQVIELLEEYGKVESTPKQMGRRMMCTIAPKAG, via the coding sequence ATAGATCGGAATTCACGGGATCGCGATCGTGACCGCGATCAAACGCGCATTAACGAGAGAATTCGTAAGACTCCGGTGCGCGTCATTGATGAAGAAGGAGAACAGCTGGGGATCATTCCCACCGAAGACGCGCTCAGCCGCGCTCGCACTGCTGGTCTGGATCTAGTGGAAGTCGCCCCGATGGCGACTCCGCCGGTGTGCCGCATCATGGACTACGGCAAGTACAAGTACCAGCAAAACAAGAAACAACACAAATCGCACTCGCATCACGCGAAAACCAAGGAGATTCGCCTGCGTCCCAAGACCGGGAATCACGATATCGAATTCAAAGTGAAGCAGGCGATTACTTTTTTGAAGCACAAAGACAAAGTTCAAGTCTCGATCCAGTTTCGCGGCCGCGAAATGGCCCACGTCGACGAAGGTCAGCGTGTGATGAATCAAGTGATCGAGTTGCTGGAGGAATACGGCAAGGTTGAATCAACCCCGAAGCAGATGGGACGTCGCATGATGTGCACCATCGCGCCCAAGGCGGGTTAG
- a CDS encoding DUF1559 domain-containing protein — translation MSIGFYQRRRGFTLVELLVVIAIIGVLIALLLPAVQQAREAARRISCTNNLKQLGIACHTYADAFKVFPSGAVDPVNRTSDAGVDNAWSWSALILPQIEQDNLYDTMGVTSNSLSIVIDNANPTTPTTASVALKNAMQAKLDAFRCPSDTAGTLPSCRVVKYNGATGTCPASGTTLRGITAMQASTTNYVACAGIFDTQMRANNGVMYAHSKTGFQGMTDGASNTFLVGERAEYQAVGTWIGTGYVRAGGNTATFVTEESSSANSLGTVGVPPNYKRQGQSVPASEIAYNTWAGFSSSHPGGTQFVLGDGAVKFISETIAFSVGATVVSTPISGSGTFDGSVTLGTAAQLGVYQRLGIRNDGLVIGEY, via the coding sequence ATGTCTATCGGTTTTTATCAGCGTCGTCGGGGATTTACGCTTGTTGAGCTGCTTGTGGTGATTGCGATCATCGGCGTTTTGATCGCACTGCTGCTGCCAGCCGTCCAGCAGGCCCGCGAAGCGGCGCGTCGCATTTCTTGCACAAACAATCTGAAGCAGCTTGGTATTGCTTGTCACACCTACGCCGACGCGTTCAAGGTGTTTCCTTCGGGGGCGGTCGATCCGGTGAACCGCACCTCGGACGCTGGTGTGGATAATGCTTGGAGTTGGAGCGCGTTGATCTTGCCGCAGATCGAGCAGGACAACCTGTACGACACGATGGGTGTGACATCGAACTCGCTCTCGATCGTTATTGACAACGCCAATCCAACGACCCCCACGACGGCCAGCGTTGCGCTAAAGAATGCCATGCAGGCGAAGTTAGACGCCTTTCGCTGTCCCAGCGACACGGCCGGGACGCTCCCTTCGTGTCGCGTCGTCAAATACAACGGCGCGACAGGGACCTGCCCCGCGTCGGGAACGACCTTGCGAGGCATTACCGCCATGCAGGCCAGTACGACGAACTACGTCGCCTGCGCCGGCATCTTTGATACGCAGATGCGTGCCAACAACGGTGTGATGTACGCCCACAGCAAAACCGGGTTCCAGGGGATGACCGACGGCGCCAGCAATACGTTTCTGGTGGGCGAGCGGGCCGAATACCAAGCGGTCGGCACGTGGATCGGTACCGGTTACGTTCGGGCTGGCGGCAATACGGCGACCTTTGTGACCGAGGAGTCGAGTTCGGCCAATTCGCTGGGAACAGTCGGCGTTCCGCCGAATTACAAACGTCAGGGGCAATCGGTCCCGGCAAGCGAGATCGCCTACAACACCTGGGCCGGCTTCAGCAGCAGTCATCCTGGCGGAACGCAGTTCGTGTTGGGGGACGGCGCCGTGAAGTTCATCTCCGAGACGATCGCCTTCAGCGTAGGTGCGACGGTCGTGTCGACGCCAATTAGTGGGTCTGGCACGTTTGACGGCTCGGTAACGTTGGGGACCGCCGCGCAGCTGGGGGTCTATCAGCGGCTGGGGATTCGCAACGATGGCCTAGTGATCGGCGAATATTAA